The genomic interval AAAGCGGATCACGGAGCTAGACCAAGCCGAATGCGAAAAGATACTGGCGGAAATCGGGGTGGAGTAATTGGTCCAGAAGCACACAAATGGAGGTGAAATCCGGATGCGGAGATGGCGAGTTAAGTTCGACACGGGGATTCAAGAGGTGGTTAAGGCTCTGGGTGTACGAGAGGCATGGCATAAAGGCAACGAGCTGAGGAAAGCGCAGCCGGGGCTTGGCAGGATTGTGTCAGTGTCCGAGATGCGAACCGATTAACGAACAGACAAACGGGAGCTTTGCGGCTCCCGCTTTGCCATATACCGGCCAGAACGAGGTGAGGTTGCGAATGGTGAACAGACATAAAAAGCAGCAAATCCGGAGTATCGAGACGCATTTACGGCACTATCGGATGTACAAATCCGGAATCCGAAACCTGCAGAAGCAGCTTGACTATATTATGCCTTCCATGACTGCAAACTACGAGATGCGGGAAGGGTCATCCGGGACGTTCGTGATTTCTTCGACCACTGAGAAATACGCAATTGATCGAATTGAATCAAAGCGGGCGCTGGATCTCCATGAACAAATCAGACGGTTCCAGCTCATTGTAGACTCTATCGATGATGCTGTTGGGGAATTGGCCGAAATGGAGCAGCAGTTTGTCCGGTATCGCTATTTTGACGGCTGTTCAGTCAAAAAGACTGCTGAACTGATGGGGTACTCCGAGAAGAATATATTTGTGATTCGCAACCAGACGATGGACAAACTTCTTATTTCTCTGGCGGGTGTATTAGACTTTTATTAGAGTTTTATTGGATTTTTGGCACGCTTCAAGGTGTTAATATGGTATCAGCGACGCATATCCCCTATGGCCGTTCGGTTTTCGGGCGGTAATTTTTTAGGGGGTGATGTTTTGT from Effusibacillus pohliae DSM 22757 carries:
- a CDS encoding sigma-70 RNA polymerase sigma factor region 4 domain-containing protein, whose product is MVNRHKKQQIRSIETHLRHYRMYKSGIRNLQKQLDYIMPSMTANYEMREGSSGTFVISSTTEKYAIDRIESKRALDLHEQIRRFQLIVDSIDDAVGELAEMEQQFVRYRYFDGCSVKKTAELMGYSEKNIFVIRNQTMDKLLISLAGVLDFY